The following nucleotide sequence is from Elusimicrobiales bacterium.
CGGAACCGCGGAACAGCGGGTTCTGGTCCATCCGGCGGGAGCGATGCCCCCTTTTCTTTTCTGGAAAGTCAAAACCCCCAAGCGGGCGAAAAACTACATGCATCTGGATGTGGACGCAGGCGGCGGCCCCGGAGTTCCGCTGGCGGAGCGTAAAAAGCGCGTCCGCGCCGAGGCGGAACGGCTGGCCGCGCATGGCGCAACCCGCATCCGCGAGGTTGAATGCGGAGACTGGTTCTGGATTCCCATGCGCGACCCCGACGGCAACGAATTCTGCCTTCAGTAAAGGTGCGTTTATCTGGAAGGACCGGGCGATGACGCCTTTTGCAGCTCCGCGGACGCCGGCGGCAGTCTGTACCGCACATCGCTCACGGCGCAGGGTTGGCGGCCGTTTTTGAATTTGGCGATGCAGTGTTTCATAAGCCGGTAATAAAAATCCCCATAGCCGTCGGCGGCAGGCTCCAGATCCTTGTTGTAGTCGGCATTATATTCGTCCACAAATCCCCTGTTGTTTTCGCCGTCCGGCACGATATCGGTCTTGCAGCCGGCAGCAGACTGCTGTATCGGCGAGTAGCAGAACCTTATGGCAAGCCATTCATTCCACGTAGAAAGCAGCGCTATGGGCACATCGGGATATTTCAGCAGGGTTTTGAATTGCTGCACGAAAGTGCGCCCGCCCAGTTTGGGGACGCCGTATCTCCTGTCGCTTATGAAACCGTCGGGCGAACCGTAACCCTGATAGGCGCTTGAAACGGATATCGCTTCCCCGTTATAGCCGGTCCAGTAAAGCTGGTTGCACTCCCGCGCTCCCGCCGAGGCGAGAAAGGCGTGAGAATACGGGCTTGGCTCG
It contains:
- a CDS encoding VOC family protein, giving the protein MQNEAPRKFHITFYTQNPARLAGFWAYALKYTQKPPPAGFNSWEEFAAETGTAEQRVLVHPAGAMPPFLFWKVKTPKRAKNYMHLDVDAGGGPGVPLAERKKRVRAEAERLAAHGATRIREVECGDWFWIPMRDPDGNEFCLQ